The Cylindrospermopsis curvispora GIHE-G1 genome contains a region encoding:
- a CDS encoding DUF4335 domain-containing protein, with amino-acid sequence MPGSNSVVRRYTPPTCTLEILAESSPLSRWMSQTVVDQLRFQLHFDDPTLPEDLRIPIEGNREQLEVLCNAVSSYVQQLLQESSDRFCVIFRESTPSSPSESEDLASSVSPASPSASPPHHRDNTGVSDATIYLEFQENLTHKLYLGSLATQRSGSVIELSLLQLFDLSSALDEYSADIIALPTMGAERFINSKLPPWAPVAAVLTLALGLTPLTWQYANNMRSVRVSDQQKLQEPMPTGSPTTNPDGDVRSPNLADLPSGLPNSSQENLDVPRSGTVFPTTTPGILGNNTLKTPQIAGDTIPNSTQVQVPPKISGYPIDSGIQGNIPPGDVNRLPNSLLNPNPSLPQTQPLDRSNRTGENDRNLAGTAKQDPATITSEENKSDDTPQVAEAGKYLQGKWLPPADFTETLEYSITLEVDGTIQRILPLNQAAREYIDNTGMPEIGKPFVSSNKAGKTLRIRVVYSPDGKVKTFTETP; translated from the coding sequence ATGCCTGGATCCAATTCTGTTGTTCGCCGTTATACACCCCCCACTTGTACGTTAGAAATCCTAGCGGAAAGCTCACCATTATCTCGTTGGATGAGTCAAACCGTGGTGGATCAGCTACGTTTTCAATTGCATTTTGATGATCCAACTTTACCAGAAGATTTGAGAATACCTATTGAGGGTAATCGGGAACAGTTGGAGGTTTTATGTAATGCTGTAAGCAGCTACGTGCAGCAACTTTTGCAAGAGTCATCCGATAGGTTTTGTGTGATTTTTCGGGAATCTACACCTTCCTCACCCTCAGAATCGGAGGATCTTGCTTCTAGTGTGTCTCCAGCTTCTCCATCTGCTTCCCCTCCACATCATAGAGATAATACGGGAGTTTCAGATGCTACTATTTATCTAGAATTCCAGGAGAATCTAACTCATAAACTATACTTGGGTTCCCTAGCTACCCAAAGATCTGGATCGGTGATTGAACTGAGTCTATTACAGTTGTTTGATTTATCTAGCGCTTTGGATGAGTATTCTGCTGATATAATTGCATTGCCAACTATGGGAGCTGAGAGGTTCATAAATTCCAAGTTACCCCCATGGGCTCCTGTAGCAGCAGTGTTAACTTTGGCTTTGGGTCTAACTCCCCTTACCTGGCAATATGCTAACAATATGCGCTCGGTGCGAGTAAGTGACCAACAAAAACTTCAAGAACCTATGCCAACTGGGTCACCCACTACGAACCCCGATGGTGATGTTAGGTCACCTAACCTAGCTGACTTACCGTCTGGTTTACCCAATTCTAGCCAGGAAAATTTGGATGTTCCTAGATCGGGCACGGTCTTCCCCACAACAACCCCTGGCATACTAGGTAATAATACCCTGAAAACACCACAAATTGCAGGAGACACTATTCCTAATAGCACCCAGGTCCAGGTACCCCCTAAAATATCGGGGTATCCTATAGATTCAGGGATACAAGGTAACATACCCCCGGGAGATGTCAATAGGTTACCCAATAGTTTACTTAATCCCAATCCGTCCCTACCACAGACACAACCATTAGATAGAAGTAATAGAACTGGGGAGAATGACAGAAACCTAGCAGGAACTGCAAAACAAGACCCAGCCACCATAACTAGTGAGGAAAACAAATCTGACGATACACCCCAAGTAGCAGAAGCAGGGAAGTATCTACAAGGTAAATGGCTCCCACCCGCAGATTTTACGGAAACTCTAGAATATAGTATCACCCTCGAGGTTGATGGGACAATTCAGCGGATTTTACCTTTAAATCAAGCTGCTAGAGAATACATTGATAACACAGGTATGCCAGAAATTGGTAAACCCTTTGTTTCTAGTAATAAAGCAGGAAAAACTCTCAGAATTAGAGTTGTTTACTCTCCCGATGGCAAAGTCAAAACCTTTACAGAAACCCCGTAA
- a CDS encoding DUF3038 domain-containing protein: MTKVMQSTDKSVKANSPWQELSQFPTPNSVEWDNIKTQLDLVLLALETLTGIGSDAMLSAATHLDLESKVPDRIALWRLRQSNPLRKSPGGRKKLDVDEARSLVLITCYLAKQHQELIRRAVGLLEKIAANHQQLHQNALLADYTDNFCNVYQERMEDDDKISTDLLTNLAVKLLIDLLFYSSPTGHRRLWLTLLDRSTR; encoded by the coding sequence ATGACAAAAGTTATGCAATCGACTGATAAGTCAGTCAAAGCCAATTCCCCATGGCAAGAATTAAGTCAGTTTCCGACTCCTAACTCGGTAGAATGGGATAACATTAAAACCCAATTGGATTTAGTGCTTTTAGCCCTGGAAACTTTAACTGGTATTGGTTCAGATGCGATGTTATCCGCAGCTACCCATCTGGATTTGGAATCAAAAGTACCCGATAGAATAGCTTTATGGCGATTACGCCAATCTAATCCCCTACGCAAAAGTCCAGGAGGAAGAAAAAAGCTAGATGTGGACGAGGCTAGATCTCTGGTTTTAATTACTTGTTATCTTGCTAAACAACATCAAGAGTTAATTCGCCGCGCTGTAGGGTTATTAGAAAAAATAGCGGCTAATCACCAGCAACTTCATCAAAATGCTTTACTGGCAGATTATACCGATAACTTCTGCAATGTTTACCAGGAAAGAATGGAAGATGATGATAAAATTTCTACTGATTTGTTGACTAATTTAGCAGTTAAACTACTGATAGATTTACTCTTTTATAGCTCTCCTACTGGACATCGCCGACTCTGGTTAACATTGCTAGACCGTTCCACAAGATAA
- a CDS encoding endonuclease MutS2 encodes MIATETLELLEWSRLCQHLSSFAATKLGTIVTRSLPIPSTLEESEELLCQTKEVYQLESQLISGLSFEGIQDIGDSLERAELHGLLSSEELLAIATTLAGARNLRRVIDNQEDLPILCDLVSQLRTYPELEQEIHHCIDERAQIADRASQKLSEIREDLRKLRSQITQKLHNIIQVKSNALQELIITQRGDRYVLPVKAPQKDAVPGIVHDSSTSGATLYIEPNSIVSMGNQLRQTLKREQVEIEAILRILTTKVAEVKPDLEKLLAIVTTIDVAAAKARYSLWIEGNPPRLIHPSIPGSSSEIITLRQLRHPLLVWQQKHEQGHPVVPVDLLISPHIRVVTITGPNTGGKTVTLKTLGLTALMAKVGLFIPAREPVEIPWFSHVLADIGDEQSLAQSLSTFSGHIRRISRILNAIEEEIHSSPYQTSHSLILLDEVGAGTDPAEGSALAIALLKYLGDHAQLTIATTHFGELKSLKYEDIRFENASVEFNETTLSPTYRLLWGIPGRSNALAIALRLGLKPEVVENAKSQLGETTDEVNQVIAGLEAQRRSQETKAAAAQELLKQTEKLYKEVSQRATALEEREKDLRASQEIAVQKAITQAKGEIAQVIRQLQQGKPTAQDAQKATKLLTEIADKYQPVAPPKVKQGFIPEPGERVRIPKLGQTAQVISAADGNGELTVRFGMMKMTVNLEDVESLDGEKPLLPSKTKAPLAVVSGQKQELIVASSTSTQNLEMRTSKNTVDLRGKRVADAEYILDQVISQAAGPVWIIHGHGTGKLKQGVHEFLQQHPRVSHYEAASRVDGGTGVTIAHIK; translated from the coding sequence ATGATAGCAACGGAAACTTTAGAATTATTAGAATGGTCTAGGCTTTGTCAACATCTTTCTAGCTTTGCTGCAACCAAGTTAGGCACAATAGTTACTCGCTCCTTACCAATTCCATCCACACTGGAGGAAAGTGAAGAGTTATTGTGCCAAACCAAGGAGGTCTATCAGTTAGAAAGCCAACTGATTTCAGGATTATCTTTTGAGGGAATTCAAGATATTGGTGATTCCCTAGAAAGAGCTGAACTTCACGGTCTGTTATCAAGTGAAGAACTATTGGCCATAGCTACTACCTTAGCAGGAGCGAGAAATTTACGTCGAGTAATTGATAATCAGGAAGATTTACCCATTCTCTGCGATTTGGTCTCCCAATTGCGAACTTATCCTGAGTTAGAGCAAGAAATTCATCACTGTATCGATGAGCGGGCCCAGATTGCAGACCGTGCTAGTCAAAAATTGTCCGAAATCCGCGAGGATTTACGTAAATTACGTAGTCAAATTACCCAGAAACTCCATAATATTATTCAAGTTAAGTCTAATGCTCTACAGGAACTGATTATTACTCAAAGAGGCGATCGCTATGTATTGCCTGTTAAAGCACCACAAAAAGATGCAGTTCCCGGGATTGTTCATGACTCTTCTACTAGTGGTGCTACCTTGTATATTGAACCCAATAGTATTGTTTCTATGGGCAACCAATTGCGTCAAACCTTAAAACGAGAACAGGTAGAAATAGAAGCCATACTGAGGATATTAACTACAAAAGTAGCAGAAGTAAAACCGGATCTAGAAAAGTTACTAGCCATTGTCACCACTATAGATGTAGCTGCAGCTAAAGCTAGATATAGTCTTTGGATAGAGGGTAATCCACCTCGATTGATTCACCCTTCTATCCCAGGTTCATCTTCGGAAATTATCACTCTGCGGCAATTACGCCATCCTTTGTTAGTTTGGCAACAAAAACACGAACAGGGACATCCAGTGGTTCCAGTAGACTTACTAATTAGTCCCCATATTAGAGTGGTCACTATTACTGGACCAAATACCGGTGGTAAAACTGTAACCTTGAAAACTCTGGGTTTGACCGCATTAATGGCTAAGGTAGGTTTATTTATTCCCGCACGTGAACCGGTGGAAATACCCTGGTTTAGTCACGTTTTAGCTGATATTGGAGATGAGCAGTCCTTGGCACAAAGTTTATCCACCTTTTCTGGCCATATTCGTCGCATTAGTCGCATTTTGAATGCTATCGAAGAAGAAATACATTCTTCACCCTACCAAACCAGTCATTCCCTGATTCTTTTGGATGAAGTAGGAGCAGGTACCGATCCAGCGGAAGGTAGCGCCCTGGCGATCGCACTGTTGAAATATCTTGGAGATCATGCTCAATTAACCATTGCCACTACACACTTTGGGGAATTAAAATCCTTAAAATATGAGGATATTCGTTTTGAAAATGCCTCAGTAGAATTTAATGAAACCACCCTTTCCCCCACCTACAGATTATTGTGGGGGATTCCGGGACGTTCTAATGCGCTGGCCATAGCTTTGCGCTTGGGGTTAAAACCAGAGGTAGTGGAGAATGCTAAAAGCCAATTGGGAGAAACAACGGATGAAGTTAATCAAGTAATTGCAGGACTAGAAGCTCAAAGACGGAGTCAGGAAACAAAAGCTGCAGCGGCCCAGGAACTACTCAAGCAGACGGAGAAATTATACAAAGAAGTTTCCCAGCGAGCCACAGCGTTAGAAGAAAGGGAAAAAGATCTGCGAGCTTCCCAAGAGATAGCGGTACAGAAAGCCATTACTCAAGCTAAGGGAGAAATTGCCCAGGTAATTCGCCAGCTCCAACAAGGTAAACCCACGGCTCAAGATGCACAAAAAGCAACTAAGTTACTAACTGAAATTGCGGATAAATACCAACCAGTAGCTCCCCCAAAAGTGAAACAAGGATTTATCCCCGAACCTGGTGAAAGGGTGCGCATACCTAAATTAGGGCAAACTGCCCAGGTAATATCTGCTGCGGATGGAAATGGGGAATTGACAGTGCGATTTGGAATGATGAAAATGACGGTAAACCTGGAGGATGTGGAATCCCTAGATGGGGAAAAACCATTACTACCTAGCAAAACTAAGGCCCCACTTGCTGTAGTTTCTGGGCAAAAACAAGAACTTATAGTAGCATCATCAACATCAACTCAGAATTTAGAGATGCGCACATCAAAAAATACTGTTGATTTACGCGGAAAAAGGGTAGCAGATGCTGAATATATCTTAGACCAAGTTATTTCCCAAGCAGCAGGACCAGTATGGATTATTCATGGACATGGAACTGGTAAACTTAAACAAGGAGTTCATGAGTTCTTGCAACAGCACCCTAGGGTCAGTCATTATGAAGCAGCATCCCGGGTAGACGGTGGTACTGGTGTAACTATCGCCCATATCAAATAG
- a CDS encoding tRNA (5-methylaminomethyl-2-thiouridine)(34)-methyltransferase MnmD has translation MDFLPQVTKDGSLTFFSGEFQESFHSLYGAKQESFLKFVIPTQVPLFAQTGNVKILDVCYGLGYNTAVALQSIWGENPNCRVQVIGLESDPLVPQAAICHNVFADWHQQYKLILREIAFKHCYQDDNLSVRLIINDGRKSIQEVFSSGFLADVIFLDPFSPPHCPQLWTVEFIKQVALCLQPGGLLATYSCAAAVRTALVCAGLIIGSTTPVGRRTPGTIAGYAPHQHNYITETYPLGAAEIEHLNTRAAIPYRDPQLQDKAPDIMKRREQEVLTSTLESTSQWRKRWLTNHPPTQ, from the coding sequence ATGGATTTTCTACCCCAGGTCACTAAAGATGGTTCCCTCACTTTTTTCTCTGGAGAGTTTCAGGAGTCTTTCCACAGTCTTTATGGTGCTAAACAGGAGAGTTTTCTCAAGTTTGTGATTCCCACTCAAGTACCCCTATTCGCCCAAACAGGAAATGTTAAAATTTTAGATGTTTGTTACGGATTAGGGTACAACACCGCCGTAGCGTTACAATCCATTTGGGGAGAAAATCCCAATTGTCGGGTACAGGTTATAGGTCTAGAATCAGATCCTCTGGTTCCCCAAGCCGCAATTTGTCACAATGTTTTTGCTGATTGGCATCAACAGTATAAACTAATTTTGAGGGAGATTGCCTTTAAACACTGTTATCAAGATGATAATTTAAGTGTTAGACTAATTATAAATGATGGGAGAAAATCCATTCAGGAGGTGTTTTCCTCTGGTTTTTTAGCAGATGTGATTTTTCTAGATCCTTTCTCTCCACCCCATTGTCCCCAACTATGGACTGTGGAGTTTATCAAACAGGTTGCTCTTTGTTTGCAACCAGGTGGGTTGCTGGCAACTTACTCTTGTGCTGCTGCTGTCCGCACAGCTTTAGTGTGTGCTGGGTTGATAATTGGCTCTACCACTCCTGTGGGAAGACGCACTCCGGGAACCATTGCTGGTTATGCTCCACATCAGCACAACTATATCACAGAAACTTATCCTCTGGGTGCAGCAGAAATAGAACACTTAAACACCCGTGCAGCCATTCCCTATCGTGACCCTCAACTTCAAGATAAAGCTCCTGATATCATGAAACGACGAGAACAGGAAGTTCTCACATCTACCCTAGAATCTACTTCTCAGTGGAGAAAAAGATGGCTGACAAATCACCCCCCAACTCAATAA
- a CDS encoding histidinol-phosphate transaminase has translation MFSFIRPDLSEFTSYKPHPSSDTLEPVNTELDRLDTNESPYDLPQEIKKKLAETFQHTIESNRYPDGGHEALKAEIAQYVSESAGLSSDSFSAVHISVGNGSDELIRSLLISTCLGGAGSILVANPTFSMYAILAQTLGISVVSVGRNHDHFEMDLAAAQTALEGANPPVRAVFVVHPNSPTANCLTISELNWLQGLPPDILVVIDEAYFEFSQNTLVEKLIKHPNWVILRTFSKAFRLAAMRVGYCVGHPQVISILEKVRLPYNLPSFSLAGALVALQNRQLLLSSIAETLTERDKLIRDLSTHPILEVVPSNTNFIYVRLKHNHSPDGVLKTISQKLRSQGTLIRLLPGGLRITIGTPEENARTLNRLGQI, from the coding sequence ATGTTTTCTTTTATTCGCCCGGATTTATCCGAATTCACATCTTATAAACCTCACCCTAGTAGTGATACGTTAGAACCAGTAAATACTGAACTGGATAGGCTTGATACTAATGAAAGTCCTTATGATTTGCCACAGGAAATTAAGAAAAAACTGGCTGAGACTTTTCAACACACTATAGAGTCTAATCGCTATCCCGATGGGGGGCACGAAGCACTAAAAGCGGAAATAGCTCAATATGTGAGTGAATCCGCTGGTCTATCTTCTGATTCTTTCAGTGCTGTTCACATTTCTGTGGGTAATGGTTCGGATGAGTTAATTCGTTCCCTACTAATTTCCACCTGTTTGGGAGGAGCAGGCTCTATTTTGGTTGCCAATCCCACTTTCTCCATGTACGCTATCCTGGCACAAACTTTGGGTATTTCCGTAGTCAGTGTGGGTAGGAACCATGATCACTTTGAAATGGACCTAGCTGCTGCTCAAACAGCTTTAGAAGGAGCAAATCCCCCCGTGCGGGCGGTTTTTGTTGTCCATCCTAACTCTCCTACCGCTAACTGCTTGACCATATCAGAGTTAAATTGGTTGCAAGGTTTACCACCGGACATATTAGTGGTTATTGATGAGGCTTATTTTGAATTCAGTCAAAACACCCTGGTAGAAAAATTAATCAAACATCCTAATTGGGTGATTTTACGGACATTTTCCAAGGCTTTTCGACTGGCCGCCATGCGGGTAGGTTATTGTGTAGGTCATCCCCAAGTAATTTCTATTTTAGAAAAGGTTCGTCTACCCTATAATTTACCAAGTTTTTCCTTAGCTGGTGCTTTGGTGGCACTACAAAATCGCCAACTTTTACTGAGTTCTATCGCTGAAACTCTCACAGAAAGAGATAAATTGATTCGAGATTTATCCACACACCCCATTTTAGAGGTAGTTCCCAGTAATACTAATTTTATTTATGTCCGGTTAAAACACAATCATTCCCCCGATGGAGTGTTAAAAACCATCAGTCAGAAGTTAAGGAGTCAAGGTACTTTAATTAGATTATTACCTGGTGGATTACGAATCACCATAGGGACACCCGAGGAAAATGCCCGCACATTGAACAGACTTGGGCAAATCTGA
- a CDS encoding GNAT family N-acetyltransferase, producing MLVSLNACDWQVRVATSSDLSGIAQIIAESFYSQNGLWGWAFPLFRVGIYEDLRYRLRTVMPHQTCLVAVHTSQLGNHQVLGTVELGVRFVHSWTNYNRLLPYVSNLAVDPRYRRHGLGSSLLTSCEQVCKSWGFQDIYLHVLEKNHQARKLYLKLGYEVYGVESSWQDFFLPSRQFFLHKRLR from the coding sequence ATGCTTGTGAGTTTAAATGCTTGTGATTGGCAAGTTCGTGTGGCCACTTCCAGTGATTTGTCTGGAATTGCCCAAATAATAGCCGAAAGCTTTTATTCCCAGAATGGTTTATGGGGATGGGCCTTTCCATTGTTTAGAGTTGGTATTTATGAAGACCTCAGATACCGTCTGCGAACAGTAATGCCTCACCAGACTTGTTTAGTCGCTGTTCATACCAGCCAATTAGGTAACCATCAGGTTCTTGGTACGGTGGAACTGGGAGTGCGATTTGTCCATAGCTGGACAAATTACAACAGATTATTGCCTTATGTGTCTAACTTGGCTGTTGATCCAAGATATCGGAGACATGGTTTGGGTTCTAGTTTACTAACTAGTTGTGAACAAGTGTGTAAAAGTTGGGGATTTCAAGACATTTATCTTCATGTTTTGGAAAAAAATCATCAAGCTAGGAAGCTATACTTGAAGTTGGGATATGAGGTCTATGGGGTGGAGTCCAGTTGGCAGGATTTTTTCTTACCCTCCCGACAGTTTTTTTTGCATAAACGTCTTAGATAA
- the prfC gene encoding peptide chain release factor 3, with amino-acid sequence MTIELNEELSQAVEQRRNFAIISHPDAGKTTLTEKLLLYGGAIHEAGAVKARRDQRKVTSDWMAMEQQRGISITSTVLQFVYHSCQINLLDTPGHQDFSEDTYRTLAAADNAVMLIDAAKGLEPQTRKLFEVCKLRGIPIFTFVNKLDRPGREPLELLDEIEQELGLQTYAVNWPIGMGDRFKGVFDRNHNQIHLFERSAHGSKEARSTMVNLGDAKIQELLDQDLYHQLKDELELLEGAGEKLDLDLVHQGKMTPVFFGSAMTNFGVELFLKCFLEYALKPGDHQSSAGKIAPTYPEFTGFVFKLQANMDPKHRDRVAFVRVCTGKFEKDMTVNHARTGKAVRLSRPQKLFAQERESIDVAYPGDVIGLNNPGVFAIGDTIYTGQKLEYEGIPYFSPELFATLRNPNPSKFKQFQKGVSELREEGAVQIMYSTDEAKRDPILAAVGQLQFEVVQFRLQNEYGVETILDLLPYTVARWVDGGWDALNKVGRLFNTITVKDSMGRPVLLFRNEWNCQQLQGDHPELKLSSIAPVFSAGQPVE; translated from the coding sequence ATGACAATTGAACTAAATGAAGAACTGAGTCAAGCAGTAGAGCAACGGCGCAATTTTGCTATTATTTCTCACCCAGATGCTGGTAAAACTACTCTGACAGAAAAACTATTATTATATGGAGGTGCTATTCACGAAGCTGGGGCGGTTAAAGCTCGAAGAGACCAGCGTAAGGTGACTTCTGACTGGATGGCTATGGAACAACAAAGGGGTATTTCTATTACCTCTACAGTTTTGCAATTTGTCTATCATAGCTGTCAGATTAATTTGCTGGATACCCCTGGACACCAAGATTTTAGTGAGGACACTTATAGAACTTTAGCAGCAGCTGATAATGCAGTGATGTTGATTGATGCTGCTAAAGGTCTAGAACCTCAAACTCGTAAACTTTTTGAAGTATGTAAATTAAGGGGCATTCCCATATTTACCTTTGTTAATAAACTTGACCGTCCCGGGAGAGAACCTCTGGAATTATTGGATGAAATTGAACAGGAACTAGGTTTACAGACATACGCCGTAAATTGGCCTATAGGTATGGGAGATAGATTTAAAGGGGTATTTGACCGTAACCATAACCAGATCCATCTATTTGAACGGAGCGCCCATGGAAGTAAAGAAGCTCGCAGCACAATGGTCAATCTGGGAGATGCTAAAATTCAGGAATTGTTAGATCAGGATCTTTACCACCAACTCAAGGATGAGTTAGAATTGCTGGAAGGTGCTGGCGAAAAACTGGATTTAGATTTAGTCCACCAGGGAAAAATGACCCCCGTATTTTTTGGCAGTGCTATGACCAATTTCGGGGTGGAGTTGTTTCTTAAGTGCTTTTTAGAATATGCACTCAAACCTGGAGATCATCAAAGCAGTGCAGGGAAAATTGCACCAACTTACCCAGAGTTTACGGGGTTTGTGTTTAAACTGCAAGCCAATATGGACCCTAAACATAGAGATAGAGTTGCTTTTGTCCGGGTTTGCACAGGCAAATTTGAAAAAGATATGACAGTCAATCATGCTCGCACAGGTAAAGCAGTTCGTCTATCTCGACCTCAGAAACTTTTTGCCCAGGAAAGAGAATCTATAGATGTGGCTTATCCGGGTGATGTGATTGGGTTGAATAACCCTGGTGTGTTTGCTATTGGAGATACGATTTATACGGGACAAAAGCTAGAATATGAGGGAATTCCCTATTTTTCTCCAGAACTTTTTGCCACCTTAAGAAATCCTAACCCATCAAAATTCAAGCAATTTCAAAAAGGTGTTTCTGAGTTAAGAGAAGAAGGTGCTGTACAAATTATGTATTCAACGGATGAAGCTAAACGAGATCCGATTTTGGCAGCAGTTGGTCAGTTACAGTTTGAGGTTGTTCAGTTCCGACTACAAAATGAGTATGGTGTGGAAACGATCCTTGACCTATTGCCATATACGGTAGCTCGATGGGTAGATGGTGGTTGGGATGCTTTGAATAAAGTAGGACGTTTATTTAATACTATTACGGTGAAGGATTCTATGGGAAGACCTGTTTTATTATTCCGTAACGAGTGGAACTGTCAACAATTACAAGGAGACCATCCGGAGTTAAAACTCAGCTCAATTGCACCAGTGTTCTCCGCTGGGCAACCTGTCGAATAA
- a CDS encoding M48 family metallopeptidase: MVPSQKSSLEKGLSALKQGSYYVAISNLVPIVNRPDNHHIKLQAQVGLVMAYAHTGELSKAIAVCQTLIGNDHAQPTNSQVQQWAKVAIEHLIKRQKKQQAKQSRLIAQYNLQNTYDLVDSKQTISNEDYEDSDQVERTNTKSNICTGPETASIYWRQAKRAKVWQPLRKYHFIRFAISGLVTTMALFFTWQILISLIFISMNEVLHKLPYVDPLPFLYVNPTLLILTSLLFLLLFIMSPWLLDGLLTKFYHQQPFSKEALHRYSRESVRIIQRTCQLRKFPLPQLKILPLTVPIIFTYGNLPQTARIVISQGMLTQLAEDEIGTIYALALGQINPWGLGITSLAMLISLPFYLIYQQTAIWSTKNQNTLWHWVATGLGSVSYGIWSLLTATTFINSRLCLKNSDRQAVEMTGNPNGLIRALLKTTIGIARNIKNQQQTSWELESLNIVAPVDYKHSFFLGSTAGQFTWESLLIWENNQPYRQWFTLNNSHPLLGDRLENLCQIARQWYLDTELHPMKPTSPQVKMQSFLLQIAPFLGIPIGLGMGVILWLTWQIGYGLELFHLKWIYDGWSFLVGFLMIGFSMGTIVRLNALFPGIKPDNLNGEKQVLKFLTNPAVLPINSLNIRISGRLLGKGGSGNCLGQDLILESEIGLIKLHHTWFPTWQKLMGQQITLTGWLRRGATPWVDIHSLETINGKIIYGHHPMWSTVIALIAQFWGAYILLMEPVVGRF; the protein is encoded by the coding sequence ATGGTCCCATCCCAAAAGTCCTCTCTAGAGAAGGGTTTGTCTGCTCTTAAACAAGGCAGTTACTATGTGGCGATTAGTAATCTTGTACCTATTGTGAATAGACCAGACAATCATCATATTAAGTTACAGGCTCAAGTGGGTCTGGTTATGGCTTATGCACACACAGGGGAACTTTCTAAAGCGATCGCCGTGTGTCAGACGTTAATTGGTAATGATCATGCCCAACCAACTAATTCTCAAGTACAACAATGGGCAAAGGTTGCTATTGAACATTTAATTAAACGGCAAAAAAAACAACAAGCTAAACAGTCTCGTTTAATTGCCCAGTATAATTTACAGAATACCTATGATTTAGTAGATTCAAAACAAACCATATCTAATGAAGATTATGAAGATTCGGATCAGGTTGAGCGTACCAATACTAAATCAAATATTTGCACTGGTCCAGAAACAGCAAGTATTTATTGGCGACAGGCCAAACGGGCTAAAGTGTGGCAACCCTTGCGGAAGTACCACTTTATCCGGTTTGCAATTTCAGGACTGGTCACCACCATGGCCTTATTTTTTACTTGGCAAATTCTGATCAGCCTGATATTTATTTCAATGAATGAGGTCTTACATAAATTGCCTTATGTAGATCCATTGCCTTTTTTATATGTAAACCCAACTTTATTGATTTTAACTAGCCTATTATTCCTGTTATTATTTATAATGTCTCCTTGGTTATTGGATGGATTACTGACAAAATTCTATCACCAACAGCCATTTTCCAAGGAAGCTTTACACCGATACAGTCGGGAGTCTGTAAGGATTATCCAAAGAACCTGTCAACTGAGAAAGTTCCCCCTACCTCAACTAAAAATCCTACCCCTAACAGTACCAATTATATTTACTTATGGAAACCTACCTCAGACTGCGAGAATCGTGATCAGCCAAGGAATGCTAACACAACTAGCAGAGGATGAAATAGGGACAATTTATGCCTTGGCCCTAGGGCAAATTAACCCTTGGGGTTTGGGGATTACGTCTTTAGCTATGTTAATCAGCCTACCATTTTACCTAATTTATCAGCAAACAGCCATCTGGTCAACTAAAAATCAAAATACATTATGGCACTGGGTTGCCACAGGGTTGGGTAGTGTGAGTTATGGAATCTGGAGTTTGTTGACCGCTACAACCTTCATTAATTCTCGCCTATGTTTAAAAAATAGCGATCGCCAGGCAGTAGAAATGACAGGAAATCCAAATGGACTAATTCGCGCCCTGTTAAAAACTACCATTGGCATAGCTAGGAACATTAAAAATCAACAACAGACGAGTTGGGAACTAGAAAGTTTAAATATAGTTGCTCCTGTAGATTATAAGCACAGCTTTTTTTTAGGCAGTACTGCTGGTCAATTCACCTGGGAATCATTATTAATATGGGAAAACAATCAACCATACCGTCAATGGTTTACACTAAATAATAGCCATCCCCTCCTGGGCGATCGCCTGGAAAATCTGTGTCAAATTGCTCGCCAGTGGTACTTAGATACAGAACTGCACCCCATGAAACCAACTTCACCCCAGGTAAAAATGCAGTCATTCTTATTACAAATCGCCCCATTTTTAGGCATACCTATAGGTTTAGGAATGGGGGTAATACTATGGTTAACTTGGCAAATTGGTTATGGGTTGGAGCTATTTCACCTAAAATGGATTTATGATGGGTGGTCTTTTTTGGTAGGATTTTTAATGATTGGATTTAGTATGGGCACAATTGTGAGGTTAAACGCCTTATTTCCGGGGATTAAACCCGACAACCTAAACGGTGAAAAACAGGTGCTAAAATTCCTAACTAACCCTGCAGTTCTACCAATTAATAGTCTCAACATCCGGATCTCCGGTAGACTTTTAGGTAAGGGGGGTTCTGGTAACTGTCTAGGCCAGGATCTAATTTTGGAATCGGAAATTGGTTTAATCAAATTACACCATACATGGTTCCCCACCTGGCAAAAACTGATGGGACAACAGATTACCCTAACGGGTTGGTTACGACGGGGAGCTACACCCTGGGTTGATATTCACAGTTTAGAAACCATAAATGGTAAGATTATCTATGGTCATCACCCTATGTGGTCAACAGTTATAGCACTGATTGCCCAGTTCTGGGGTGCTTATATTCTATTAATGGAACCTGTTGTCGGTAGATTTTGA